A stretch of the Larimichthys crocea isolate SSNF chromosome IX, L_crocea_2.0, whole genome shotgun sequence genome encodes the following:
- the cfap53 gene encoding cilia- and flagella-associated protein 53 isoform X2: MLQTSQTRRCREFTGPTPHSVAVRAKLPPSRLVDQLIVDRQKQDAARGRAVQLKTEQQSCDVKNSWLKKSDGRFLRRTIERRVQAAVRQNQVQIQDRRDRDQCEELRTVQNRRREQQVCLERAAQVRSRQEQLKLQQQEEKMFEELWEADRRAKEEREAERGRRQQERSKEQLDVLRKQMEAAEQHRLQHRQLKEEEATLMVQQQVTERLQQQREQQQKLQDQQSRRQQLDQSFRLKMKRVVREQQDELQLDMDILQQLLRQETDDRQEAAHRKAELREEQQMYRQYLHDELQKQKQEEEETEQLMEEKLKEVWSKREEQSRLQREARNRMMKEVMEARKLQIQHKLDINLQRQVELSKETDELNRLMEEAKLTDEEDKRRQRQARVVYQAELRSQVERQQQLRCERRAQEEAEHQQGLIQQELYDQRKDHILSRPMSHSTARHPFRQAEGSKSAFMLRPT; the protein is encoded by the exons ATGCTGCAAACGAGTCAAACGAGAAGATGTCGGGAGTTCACCGGACCGACGCCTCATTCTGTGGCCGTG AGAGCAAAGCTCCCGCCGTCGAGGCTGGTGGATCAGCTGATCGtggacagacaaaaacaggacGCGGCCCGAGGACGAGCGGTGCAGCTGAAGACGGAGCAGCAGAGCTGCGACGTGAAGAACTCGTGGCTGAAGAAGTCAGACGGACGCTTCCTGAGACGGACCATCGAGAGACGAGTCCAGGCTGCGGTGAGACAGAACCAGGTCCAGAtccaggacaggagagacag gGACCAGTGTGAGGAGCTGCGGACCGTCCAGAACCGGCGCAGAGAGCAGCAGGTGTGTTTGGAGCGAGCTGCTCAGGTGAGGAGTCGACAGGAGcagctgaagctgcagcagcaggaggagaagatgtTCGAGGAGCTGTGGGAGGCCGACCGCCGAGCCAAGGAGGAgcgagaggcagagagagggcggaggcagcaggagaggagCAAGGAACAGCTGGACGTCCTCAGGAAACAGATGGAGGctgcagagcagcacagactgcagcaccgacagctgaaggaggaggaggccacaCTCATG GTGCAGCAGCAGGTGACGGAgcgtctgcagcagcagcgtgagcagcagcagaagcttCAGGATCAGCAGAGTCGGCGGCAGCAGCTGGATCAGAGTTTCCGGCTGAAGATGAAGCGTGTGGTCAGAGAGCAGCAGGACGAGCTGCAGCTGGACATGGacatcctgcagcagctgctcagaCAGGAAACtgatgacagacaggaagctgctCACAGGAAG gctgAGCTGCGTGAGGAGCAGCAGATGTACCGGCAGTATCTACATGACGAGctgcagaagcagaagcaggaagaggaggagacggagcagctgatggaggagaaactgAAGGAGGTGTGGAGTAAACGAGAGGAGCAGAGTCGGCTGCAGAGGGAGGCCAGGAACAGgatgatgaaggaggtgatggaggcCCGAAAGCTCCAGATACAACACAAAC tggaCATAAACCTGCAGAGACAGGTGGAGCTGTCCAAAGAGACAGACGAGCTGAACCGACTGATGGAGGAGGCAAAGCTGACGGACGAGGAGGACAAAAGACG TCAGAGGCAGGCCCGGGTGGTGTACCAGGCGGAGCTGAGGTCTCAGGTggagcggcagcagcagcttcgATGTGAGCGGCGAGCTCAGGAGGAGGCGGAGCATCAGCAGGGTCTGATCCAACAGGAGCTGTACGACCAGAGGAAAGACCACATCCTGTCCAGACCCATGTCTCACAGCACCGCCCGCCACCCGTTTAGACAGGCGGAGGGATCCAAGTCTGCCTTCATGCTCCGCCCCACATGA
- the cfap53 gene encoding cilia- and flagella-associated protein 53 isoform X1, with product MLQTSQTRRCREFTGPTPHSVAVRAKLPPSRLVDQLIVDRQKQDAARGRAVQLKTEQQSCDVKNSWLKKSDGRFLRRTIERRVQAAVRQNQVQIQDRRDRLRVLLQMEEQQLLQEMEEKVETSVERQAKMRERARTLRERGERERQQLVSDKMEQLFRDQCEELRTVQNRRREQQVCLERAAQVRSRQEQLKLQQQEEKMFEELWEADRRAKEEREAERGRRQQERSKEQLDVLRKQMEAAEQHRLQHRQLKEEEATLMVQQQVTERLQQQREQQQKLQDQQSRRQQLDQSFRLKMKRVVREQQDELQLDMDILQQLLRQETDDRQEAAHRKAELREEQQMYRQYLHDELQKQKQEEEETEQLMEEKLKEVWSKREEQSRLQREARNRMMKEVMEARKLQIQHKLDINLQRQVELSKETDELNRLMEEAKLTDEEDKRRQRQARVVYQAELRSQVERQQQLRCERRAQEEAEHQQGLIQQELYDQRKDHILSRPMSHSTARHPFRQAEGSKSAFMLRPT from the exons ATGCTGCAAACGAGTCAAACGAGAAGATGTCGGGAGTTCACCGGACCGACGCCTCATTCTGTGGCCGTG AGAGCAAAGCTCCCGCCGTCGAGGCTGGTGGATCAGCTGATCGtggacagacaaaaacaggacGCGGCCCGAGGACGAGCGGTGCAGCTGAAGACGGAGCAGCAGAGCTGCGACGTGAAGAACTCGTGGCTGAAGAAGTCAGACGGACGCTTCCTGAGACGGACCATCGAGAGACGAGTCCAGGCTGCGGTGAGACAGAACCAGGTCCAGAtccaggacaggagagacag GCTGCGTGTGCTGTTGcagatggaggagcagcagctcctgcaggagatggaggagaaggtggagacTTCAGTGGAGAGACAGGCGAAGATGAGAGAGCGAGCTCgaaccctgagagagagaggagagagagagagacagcagctggTGTCCGACAAGATGGAGCAGCTCTTCAG gGACCAGTGTGAGGAGCTGCGGACCGTCCAGAACCGGCGCAGAGAGCAGCAGGTGTGTTTGGAGCGAGCTGCTCAGGTGAGGAGTCGACAGGAGcagctgaagctgcagcagcaggaggagaagatgtTCGAGGAGCTGTGGGAGGCCGACCGCCGAGCCAAGGAGGAgcgagaggcagagagagggcggaggcagcaggagaggagCAAGGAACAGCTGGACGTCCTCAGGAAACAGATGGAGGctgcagagcagcacagactgcagcaccgacagctgaaggaggaggaggccacaCTCATG GTGCAGCAGCAGGTGACGGAgcgtctgcagcagcagcgtgagcagcagcagaagcttCAGGATCAGCAGAGTCGGCGGCAGCAGCTGGATCAGAGTTTCCGGCTGAAGATGAAGCGTGTGGTCAGAGAGCAGCAGGACGAGCTGCAGCTGGACATGGacatcctgcagcagctgctcagaCAGGAAACtgatgacagacaggaagctgctCACAGGAAG gctgAGCTGCGTGAGGAGCAGCAGATGTACCGGCAGTATCTACATGACGAGctgcagaagcagaagcaggaagaggaggagacggagcagctgatggaggagaaactgAAGGAGGTGTGGAGTAAACGAGAGGAGCAGAGTCGGCTGCAGAGGGAGGCCAGGAACAGgatgatgaaggaggtgatggaggcCCGAAAGCTCCAGATACAACACAAAC tggaCATAAACCTGCAGAGACAGGTGGAGCTGTCCAAAGAGACAGACGAGCTGAACCGACTGATGGAGGAGGCAAAGCTGACGGACGAGGAGGACAAAAGACG TCAGAGGCAGGCCCGGGTGGTGTACCAGGCGGAGCTGAGGTCTCAGGTggagcggcagcagcagcttcgATGTGAGCGGCGAGCTCAGGAGGAGGCGGAGCATCAGCAGGGTCTGATCCAACAGGAGCTGTACGACCAGAGGAAAGACCACATCCTGTCCAGACCCATGTCTCACAGCACCGCCCGCCACCCGTTTAGACAGGCGGAGGGATCCAAGTCTGCCTTCATGCTCCGCCCCACATGA